A DNA window from Candidatus Latescibacterota bacterium contains the following coding sequences:
- a CDS encoding T9SS type A sorting domain-containing protein, producing the protein MTAVRLTRTPLLVTGLLSLLLAATTDALHARPSLDIELTPVGEYRTGIFDDGAAEISAFCPLTKRLFVVNGSTNAVDVLDFADPSQPAYLFSLDLSPYGDGPTHVDVSLGRVAVSVESGQAPGKVAFFRTVGDCDFVIAVEVGALPDMVVFSPNGRWMLTANEAEPSDDYGVDPAGSVSVIDLRSGLAHATVATADFTAFDGHEDELRAQGIRIFGPGASASQDLEPEYIAVSHNSRTAWVVMQEANAIAEVDIHDARVTDIWALGSKDHSLPGNGLDPSNRDSGIEIANWPVHGFYLPDGLAAFRSRGHSYLVTGNEGDSRDYGGYSEEARVADVVLDPTAFPNAAALQDNAALGRLKITTANGDDDGDGDFDRLFSYGARSFSIWSTDGEQVFDSGDDFEQITATLQPADFNSDNTENDSFDSRSDDKGPEPEGVAIGEIRGRSYAFIGLERMGGVFVYDITRPAEAEFVSYVTTRIFSGDPEADTAGDLGPEGLRFIPAWQSPTHEPLLVCANEVSGSVNVYAISVDDHHGGHHGGHHGDDHLANRPGGVSLGQNSPNPFNPKTTIHYSLPDAGRVQLAVFDVQGRRIAQLVDDVQSSGEHSVDFDGRGLASGVYYYRLSTEQGSTTRRMTLLK; encoded by the coding sequence ATGACCGCAGTCCGCCTGACGCGCACACCGCTGCTCGTGACGGGCCTCCTGTCCCTGCTCCTGGCAGCGACGACGGACGCCCTCCACGCGCGGCCCAGCCTCGACATCGAACTCACCCCTGTCGGCGAGTACCGGACAGGCATCTTCGACGATGGGGCAGCGGAGATCTCCGCCTTCTGCCCCTTGACGAAGCGTCTGTTCGTGGTCAACGGGTCGACCAACGCGGTCGACGTCCTGGACTTCGCCGACCCCTCGCAGCCCGCCTACCTATTCAGCCTCGACCTGTCGCCCTACGGCGACGGACCCACGCACGTCGACGTCAGCCTTGGCCGCGTGGCGGTTTCGGTGGAGTCGGGCCAGGCGCCGGGCAAGGTAGCCTTCTTCCGCACTGTCGGCGACTGCGACTTCGTGATCGCCGTCGAGGTGGGCGCGCTGCCCGACATGGTCGTCTTCAGCCCCAACGGCCGCTGGATGCTCACGGCCAACGAGGCCGAGCCCAGCGACGACTACGGCGTCGACCCCGCCGGCTCGGTGAGCGTGATCGATCTGCGCAGCGGCCTGGCCCACGCGACGGTCGCCACGGCGGACTTCACCGCCTTCGACGGCCACGAGGACGAACTCCGCGCCCAGGGCATCCGCATCTTCGGCCCCGGCGCCAGCGCGTCCCAGGACCTCGAGCCCGAGTACATCGCCGTCTCGCACAACAGCCGCACGGCCTGGGTGGTCATGCAGGAGGCCAACGCGATCGCCGAGGTCGACATCCACGACGCCAGGGTGACGGACATCTGGGCCCTCGGCAGCAAGGACCATTCGCTGCCCGGCAACGGCCTCGATCCCAGCAACCGCGACAGCGGCATCGAGATCGCGAACTGGCCGGTGCACGGCTTCTACCTGCCCGACGGTCTGGCCGCCTTCCGCAGCCGGGGCCACAGCTATCTGGTCACGGGCAACGAGGGTGACAGCCGCGACTACGGCGGCTACAGCGAGGAAGCACGCGTGGCGGACGTGGTCCTCGACCCGACGGCCTTCCCCAACGCCGCCGCGCTGCAGGACAACGCCGCCCTGGGCCGGCTCAAGATCACCACGGCCAACGGCGACGACGATGGCGACGGCGACTTCGACCGCCTCTTCAGCTACGGCGCGCGCTCCTTCAGCATCTGGAGCACCGACGGCGAGCAGGTCTTCGACAGCGGCGACGACTTCGAGCAGATCACCGCGACCCTTCAGCCCGCGGACTTCAACTCGGACAACACCGAGAACGACTCCTTCGACAGCCGCAGCGACGACAAGGGCCCCGAGCCCGAGGGCGTGGCCATCGGCGAGATCCGCGGCCGCAGCTACGCCTTCATCGGTCTCGAGCGGATGGGCGGCGTGTTCGTCTACGACATCACCCGCCCGGCGGAAGCGGAGTTCGTGAGCTACGTCACCACGCGAATCTTCAGCGGCGACCCCGAGGCGGACACGGCGGGCGATCTCGGCCCCGAAGGGCTGCGCTTCATCCCCGCCTGGCAGAGCCCGACGCACGAGCCGCTGCTCGTCTGCGCGAACGAGGTGAGCGGGAGCGTGAACGTCTACGCGATCTCGGTGGACGATCACCACGGCGGTCATCACGGCGGCCATCACGGCGACGACCACCTGGCGAACCGTCCCGGCGGCGTCAGCCTGGGGCAGAACAGCCCGAACCCGTTCAACCCGAAGACCACGATCCACTACTCGCTGCCCGACGCGGGCCGCGTGCAGCTGGCGGTCTTCGACGTGCAGGGCCGGCGCATCGCCCAGCTGGTGGACGACGTGCAGTCCTCCGGCGAGCACAGCGTCGACTTCGACGGCCGCGGCCTGGCCAGCGGCGTCTACTACTACCGGCTCAGCACCGAGCAGGGCTCGACCACGCGTCGCATGACCCTGCTGAAGTAG